A region from the Arvicola amphibius chromosome 12, mArvAmp1.2, whole genome shotgun sequence genome encodes:
- the LOC119827584 gene encoding sphingolipid delta(4)-desaturase DES1, whose product MGSRVSREEFEWVYTDQPHTDRRREILAKYPEIKSLMKPDPKLIWIVTAMLLVQLASLYLVRDLDWKWVLFWSYVFGSCLNHSMTLAIHEISHNFPFGHHKAVWNRWFGIFANLPIGVPYSVSFKRYHMDHHRYLGADGIDVDIPTDFEGWFFCTTFRKLVWVILQPLFYAFRPLFINPKPITYLEIINTVTQIIFDIIVYYVFGIKSLVYMLAASLFGLGLHPISGHFIAEHYMFLKGHETYSYYGPLNLLTFNVGYHNEHHDFPNVPGKNLPLVRKIAAEYYDKLPQYNSWIKVLYDFVMDDTISPYSRMKRPPKGNENLE is encoded by the exons ATGGGGAGCCGCGTGTCCCGAGAGGAGTTCGAGTGGGTCTATACGGACCAGCCGCACACCGACCGGCGCCGGGAGATCCTGG caaAGTATCCAGAGATAAAATCCTTGATGAAGCCTGACCCCAAACTGATCTGGATCGTAACTGCGATGCTTCTCGTCCAGCTGGCTTCACTTTACTTAGTGAGAGACTTGGACTGGAAATGGGTCCTATTTTGGTCCTATGTTTTTGGCAGCTGTCTTAACCACTCAATGACTCTGGCTATCCATGAGATTTCCCACAATTTCCCCTTCGGCCACCATAAGGCAGTATGGAACCGCTGGTTTGGAATATTTGCTAACCTCCCTATTGGAGTTCCATATTCAGTTTCCTTTAAGAGATACCACATGGATCATCATCGATACCTCGGAGCTGATGGCATCGATGTGGATATTCCTACCGATTTTGAGGGCTGGTTCTTCTGCACCACTTTCAGGAAGCTTGTCTGGGTTATCCTTCAGCCTCTCTTTTATGCTTTTAGACCCCTGTTTATCAATCCCAAACCAATTACTTATCTGGAAATCATCAATACCGTGACCCAGATCATTTTTGACATTATAGTTTACTATGTTTTTGGAATTAAATCTCTAGTCTACATGTTGGCAGCCTCCCTGTTTGGCCTAGGTTTGCACCCAATTTCTGGGCATTTTATAGCCGAACATTACATGTTCTTAAAGGGACACGAAACATACTCGTATTATGGACCTCTAAATCTGCTGACCTTCAATGTGGGCTATCATAATGAACACCACGACTTCCCCAACGTTCCTGGAAAAAACCTGCCCCTG GTGAGGAAAATAGCAGCCGAGTACTACGATAAACTCCCCCAGTACAACTCCTGGATCAAAGTACTGTATGATTTTGTGATGGATGACACAATAAGTCCCTACTCACGGATGAAGAGGCCTCCGAAAGGGAATGAGAATCTGGAGTAA